One region of Alosa sapidissima isolate fAloSap1 chromosome 1, fAloSap1.pri, whole genome shotgun sequence genomic DNA includes:
- the LOC121708066 gene encoding uncharacterized protein LOC121708066, with translation MQDKRTYKFEVEEFGEGRRIATLTDGRQTHIIEVAAAIFIRRLHSNHSLNIRRLLQLLEVFADAPPEPPVRVTVPKLRIVRDHRPETLGKVLYRFEISDDSGEEEPDTDSPEEFTPNSSVREEEADIEPGEVSAPPETGYSSLGSEEEGRQESGQGGLVRAPTPYPGNTVSHQLIRSPFRVVNSPATPRYSSPPSTSYSPTNPRSNSSYSPTVPQQEEVHGPTEPQPVRDIEQVLKEIVGRDRGRLADFMRESLSVSVFWNKEGSTRDKYSVHVDHLDKYGGTHSRLGTSVAPLALQTVIEQVGKFVGVNTRPVVDQLFAPPEGRKRKFERDSPAARRRGTDREYR, from the coding sequence ATGCAAGACAAGCGCACATACAAATTTGAGGTAGAGGAGTTCGGCGAGGGAAGGAGGATCGCCACGCTAACAGACGGACGTCAAACTCACATAATAGAAGTTGCGGCTGCAATATTCATAAGAAGGTTGCACAGCAACCATAGCCTGAACATAAGGAGATTGTTGCAGTTGTTGGAGGTTTTTGCAGATGCCCCCCCCGAGCCCCCTGTTAGAGTAACGGTGCCCAAGCTTAGGATTGTGAGAGACCATAGGCCAGAGACCCTAGGAAAAGTCCTCTACCGCTTTGAAATTTCTGATGATTCAGGTGAGGAAGAACCAGACACAGACTCCCCAGAAGAGTTCACTCCAAACAgtagtgtgagagaggaagaggcagacatTGAGCCAGGGGAAGTAAGTGCCCCACCAGAGACAGGATACAGCAGCCTAGGGTCAGAGGAAGAGGGGCGCCAGGAGTCAGGTCAAGGGGGTCTAGTGAGAGCTCCAACTCCCTATCCAGGCAACACCGTATCCCACCAGCTGATTCGCAGCCCATTCCGTGTAGTTAACAGCCCAGCCACCCCCCGATATAGCTCACCGCCCTCTACAAGTTATAGCCCAACCAACCCCCGGTCCAACTCAAGCTACAGTCCGACTGTGCCCCAGCAGGAGGAGGTTCACGGCCCGACTGAGCCCCAGCCAGTGCGGGATATAGAGCAGGTGCTGAAAGAGATAGTTGGCCGAGATAGAGGAAGGCTGGCCGATTTTATGAGAGAGTCTTTATCAGTATCAGTGTTCTGGAACAAGGAAGGGAGCACTAGGGATAAATATTCAGTTCATGTTGACCACCTTGACAAATACGGAGGAACCCACTCAAGACTAGGCACCAGCGTAGCACCATTGGCACTGCAGACAGTAATAGAGCAGGTGGGAAAGTTTGTGGGGGTGAATACAAGGCCAGTGGTTGACCAGCTCTTTGCCCCACCTGAGGGAAGGAAGCGCAAGTTTGAGAGGGATTCCCCAGCTGCTAGGAGGAGAGGGACAGATAGAGAATATAGATAG
- the LOC121723726 gene encoding THAP domain-containing protein 1-like isoform X1 has product MPSICCAVGCNNSKSNKDGHTFYNIPKNKERRQKWIAAIKRDQWTPTEHSRLCNEHFITGQKSENPLHPDYVPSLFAYLKPGERQRKINSYSKFEQTQAVKRKRSLTKDLGVVAPRENSSPVDDDGDTSAQEGRDHADHSYCQEDTVYAESGEACSNEACQTMVRRLTEDCNALRLEVYHLREMVSKLSFSQESFKDNDDMVQDLTGLLSYDKLMVVFTFVSEFLKVGLSGMSPFQSLLMTLMRKRLNLPLHFLVYVFHVSKPSASRIFNSTLNVLHERLSRFIRWPSKKQSLISLPMCFQNSNYKNCTSIIDCFEIFIERPKNLRAPAL; this is encoded by the exons ATGCCATCTATTTGCTGTGCTGTGGGCTGCAATAACAGCAAGTCAAATAAAGATGGACACACATTTTATAACATTCCCAAGAACaaagagaggagacagaaatGGATAGCTGCAATTAAAAGGGATCAATGGACGCCAACAGAACACTCCAGGCTGTGCAATGAGCATTTTATTACGG GTCAGAAGAGTGAGAATCCTTTACACCCAGACTATGTGCCCAGTTTGTTTGCTTATCTCAAACCTGGGGAAAggcaaagaaaaataaacagctACAGCAAATTTGAGCAAACTCAAGCTGTCAAAAGAAAGAGAAGTCTGACTAAGGATCTTGGAGTGGTGGCACCCAGAGAGAACAGCAGTCCGGTTGATGACGATGGAGATACCTCGGCTCAGGAGGGTAGAGATCATGCTGATCACAGTTACTGTCAAGAAGACACTGTGTATGCTGAGAGCGGTGAAGCATGCTCTAATGAAGCCTGCCAAACAATGGTGAGAAGACTGACCGAAGACTGTAATGCACTGAGGTTAGAGGTGTATCATCTTAGGGAAATGGTGAGCAAGCTATCCTTCAGTCAGGAAAGCTTCAAAGACAATGATGACATGGTGCAGGACTTAACTGGCCTTCTATCTTATGACAAATTGATGGTTGTCTTCACTTTTGTGTCAGAATTTCTCAAGGTTGGACTCTCTGGAATGTCTCCCTTTCAAAGCCTTTTAATGACATTAATGAGAAAGAGACTGAATTTACCACTGCACTTCTTGGTATACGTATTCCATGTGTCAAAGCCTAGTGCGAGCCGAATTTTTAACAGTACATTAAATGTCTTGCATGAGAGATTGTCTAGATTCATACGGTGGCCCAGTAAGAAACAGAGTCTAATTAGTTTACCCATGTGTTTCCAAAATAGTAATTACAAAAATTGTACATCCATAATAGACTGCTTTGAAATTTTCATTGAGCGACCTAAAAACCTGAGAGCCCCTGCACTATGA